One genomic window of Vidua macroura isolate BioBank_ID:100142 chromosome 16, ASM2450914v1, whole genome shotgun sequence includes the following:
- the THUMPD1 gene encoding THUMP domain-containing protein 1, with product MAAAEPAARKRRPKGHFAAGAGRAKRPRGAGRQLEAGMRGILITCNMNERKCVGEAYSLLGEYGDLLYGPEQFSDHEERLSGSDREEDEDDVEAAVKKEVGQIRASTEQKLRRFQSVESGANNVVFIRTQGIEPENLVHHILKDMHTTKKKKTRVILRMLPISGTCKAFMEDMKKYTETFFEPWFKAPNKGTFQIVYKARNNSHMSREEVIKELAGIVGSLNPENKVDLNNPQYTIVVEIIKTVCCLSVVRDYVLFRKYNLQEVVKSNKEDAQQNPSSVTEEQNSEVVKAEAKEQEKSSKEVKEEGKNQSEIESEPKGNDALTV from the exons ATGGCCGCGGCCGAGCCGGCGGCGCGGAAGCGCCGGCCCAAGGGGCACTTCGCGGCGGGGGCCGGCCGGGCCAAgcggccccgcggcgccggGCGGCAGCTGGAGGCCGGCATGCGCGGCATCCTCATCACCTGCAACATGAACGAGCGCAAGTGCGTGGGGGAGGCCTACAGCCTGCTCGGCGAGTACGGAGACCTGCTCTACGGGCCCGAGCAG TTTTCAGATCACGAGGAGAGGCTGTCTGGAAGCGacagggaggaggatgaggatgatgtcGAGGCAGCTGTGAAGAAGGAGGTTGGCCAGATCCGTGCCTCGACGGAGCAGAAGCTGCGGCGGTTCCAGTCGGTGGAGAGTGGTGCCAACAACGTGGTCTTCATCAGAACCCAGGGCATAG AACCTGAGAACCTGGTGCACCATATACTAAAGGATATGCACACcactaaaaagaagaaaacaagagtCATTCTGCGCATGCTGCCCATTTCTGGAACTTGCAAAGCTTTTATGGAAGAtatgaaaaaatacacagaaacgTTTTTTGAGCCTTGGTTTAAAGCCCCTAACAAGGGTACTTTTCAGATTGTTTACAAAGCTCGTAATAACAGCCATATGAGTAGGGAAGAAGTAATTAAGGAACTGGCAG GAATTGTGGGCAGCCTCAATCCAGAAAACAAGGTTGATCTTAATAATCCACAATACACAATTGTGgtggaaataataaaaaccgTCTGTTGCTTAAGTGTGGTGAGGGACTATGTTCTGTTCAGAAAATACAATCTACAGGAGGTGGTGAAGAGCAACAAAGAAGATGCACAACAAAACCCATCAAGTGTGACAGAAGAACAGAATTCAGAGGTAGTTAAAGCAGAAGCtaaggagcaggagaagagctCTAAAGAAGTAAAAGAAGAGGGCAAGAATCAAAGTGAAATAGAATCTGAGCCCAAGGGGAATGATGCTCTGACAGTGTAG
- the ERI2 gene encoding ERI1 exoribonuclease 2, producing the protein MATKRLARQLGLARSSARARSGARAAAEQRFAFLIVLDFEATCWGDRGRRGPEIIEFPAVLLNTSTGAIESEFHMYVQPQEHPILSEFCTELTGITQNQVDQGVPLNICLSQFLKWIQKIQKEKKIMFSTESHSNSTSEAKACAFVTWTDWDLGVCLHYECKRKQLRKPDILNSWIDLKATYRAFYNRKPKGLNGALQDLGIAFEGREHSGLDDSRNTARLAWRLICDGCVLKVTKSLAKAHQKSNLISRTLTVNVTDKSPLGSKSRPEISRDGTCETKSLAENKHKCIAGNKINSNVQAGEQEITCTDPSADVRVVPSSSSRTEFHAQFQSSSAASPDRFPVPLGLAQPYPSPASTGIRQGLSIGQPLRTARPSLPVQGSGLVLVSTTIPSVTLSSGDISTSSECLSLLTDWEDVALIPESQYEQNSDSVQLKDDSSTDSLTVSEEETISKELAVTSSDNQSLAESVAPVEPLRSVVYKSPDTTIYNIGTVQRQTSKCSSFKLPSAKGNAVSAQSALIGNYSTPLEAPKRKPTSPKTCPPAKKQSFHIYQEKTSSFDQSLPLRSSNLPRVFPAVLNSTVNLNESVRAVRNGKSTPPLCNCGRRAKKLSVSNAGPNHGRAFFCCPLGKQGGNKKSCGYFKWEYALLKEKSSGLTFNADALTSLRTVPSNSENSSNKKYLCLRPSMRT; encoded by the exons ATGGCCACCAAGCGCCTGGCCAG gcagctggggctggcgcGGAGCAGCgcgcgggcgcggagcggggcgcgggcggccgCGGAGCAGCGCTTCGCCTTCCTGATCGTCCTGGACTTCGAGGCCACGTGCTGGGGCGACCGCGGGCGGCGCGGGCCCGAGATCA TTGAATTTCCAGCAGTCCTGTTAAACACCTCAACAGGAGCAATTGAATCTGAATTCCACATGTATGTTCAGCCCCAGGAGCATCCTATTCTCTCTGAATTCTGTACAGAACTAACTGGCATAACACAG AATCAAGTTGACCAAGGGGTGCCTCTCAACATTTGCTTATCACAGTTTCTGAAATGGATTCAAAAGAtacaaaaggagaagaaaattatgTTCAGTACAGAGAGTCACAGTAATTCTACTTCAGAAGCAAAAGCATGTGCCTTTGTTACATGGACAG ACTGGGACCTGGGTGTGTGTTTGCACTACGAGTGTAAAAGGAAGCAGCTGCGCAAACCTGACATTCTGAATTCCTGGATTGATCTCAAAGCAACATACAGG GCCTTCTATAACAGAAAGCCTAAAGGGCTAAATGGAGCtttgcaggatttggggataGCTTTTGAAGGACGGGAACATTCTG GGTTGGATGATTCCCGGAATACTGCTCGTCTTGCTTGGAGGCTGATTTGTGATGGATGTGTGCTGAAAGTTACTAAATCTTTGGCTAAG GCACATCAGAAGAGTAATTTAATTTCCAGAACACTGACTGTAAATGTCACTGACAAGAGTCCACTGGGAAGTAAGAGCAGACCTGAAATATCTAGAGATGGAACTTGTGAAACAAAATCTCTGGCTGAGAACAAGCACAAGTGTATTGCTGGAAACAAGATTAATTCTAATGTACAGGCTGGCGAACAGGAGATCACTTGCACTGATCCCTCTGCAGATGTCCGTGTTGtacccagcagcagctcaaggACTGAATTCCATGCTCAATTCCAAAGCTCttcagcagcatctcctgaCAGATTTCCTGTTCCTCTGGGTCTGGCACAGCCATATCCCAGTCCTGCATCGACAGGCATCCGGCAGGGACTGAGCATTGGGCAGCCTCTGAGAACAGCCAGGCCCAGCCTCCCAGTACAGGGATCAGGGCTGGTGCTTGTCTCCACCACCATCCCCTCAGTTACTCTCTCCAGTGGGGACATCAGCACCAGTTCTGAGTGCTTGTCTCTGCTGACAGACTGGGAAGATGTTGCTTTGATACCAGAATCTCAATATGAACAAAATTCAGACTCTGTTCAGCTCAAGGATGACTCAAGTACAGATAGTCTAACAGTGTCTGAAGAAGAAACTATTTCAAAAGAATTGGCTGTGACAAGTTCAGATAATCAGAGTTTGGCGGAGAGTGTAGCACCCGTGGAACCTCTGAGGTCTGTTGTTTACAAAAGTCCTGATACTACAATCTATAATATAGGGACAGTACAAAGGCAGACTTCAAAATGTTCCTCTTTTAAGTTACCGTCTGCAAAGGGAAATGCTGTTTCAGCACAATCAGCATTAATTGGAAATTACTCTACTCCTTTAGAGGCTCCTAAAAGAAAGCCAACTAGTCCAAAAACATGCCCACCAGcaaaaaagcagtcttttcATATATATCAAGAGAAAACTTCCTCTTTTGACCAGTCCTTACCTTTGAGAAGTTCAAATTTGCCCAGAGTATTTCCTGCAGTTCTGAACTCCACAGTCAATTTGAATGAGTCTGTAAGAGCTgtgagaaatggaaaatcaaCTCCCCCTCTGTGTAACTGTGGCCGAAGAGCCAAAAAACTCTCTGTGTCAAATGCTGGCCCAAATCATGGCAGAGCGTTTTTTTGTTGTCCTCTTGGCAAGCAAGGAGGTAATAAGAAAAGTTGTGGATACTTCAAGTGGGAATATGCACTTCTGAAAGAGAAATCTAGTGGTCTCACCTTTAATGCAGATGCTTTGACCTCTCTTAGAACTGTTCCTAGTAATTCAGAAAATTCTTCCAACAAAAAGTATTTGTGTCTTAGACCCTCTATGAGAACTTGA